In the genome of Nitrospira japonica, one region contains:
- a CDS encoding YezD family protein, with protein sequence MRSLSNSTELSDHNVHRQVEQAIIHALKGIRFGSVEIIVHDSKVVQIERKEKTRFDADLSR encoded by the coding sequence ATGCGGTCGCTCAGCAACAGCACTGAACTATCGGACCACAATGTACATCGGCAGGTCGAGCAAGCGATCATTCATGCGCTGAAGGGAATCCGCTTCGGCTCAGTGGAGATTATCGTTCACGACTCCAAAGTGGTCCAGATCGAGCGCAAAGAAAAAACGCGCTTCGATGCCGACCTTTCCCGATGA
- a CDS encoding substrate-binding domain-containing protein encodes MGIKHRAESVDHFRNELKNLRNARGLSQGELASRAGITRQAVSSIESNLYLPTTAVALRLAAALSCRVEELFSLIRPVERIQGTLVGRVPERDPSRPPVRVKVAQVGSRIVVRPVMGLGDVLSCAVGADGYLTEPASYSDGSTVEVMLSRDRQAVEQEISVAGCDPAIFLAGEHMRRRKDQTSVVGWTMGSMAALRSLQRGEVHVAGLHLFDPATGESNLPFVRRALKGSAYDVVTFATWEEGLLVRKGNPKSIRTAADLAEPTVTLLNREEGAGARLLLDRQLREAGIDPARVRGYDRIASSHFEVARAIAGQQADVGIGIRAAAQYFELDFVPLQSARYDLVVPKAYLTSHPTLAHLFETIVSRQFRNEIEALGGYDTTQTGTMHVLRG; translated from the coding sequence ATGGGGATCAAACACCGAGCTGAGTCTGTCGACCATTTTCGAAATGAGCTAAAAAACCTGCGGAACGCGCGTGGCCTGTCGCAGGGTGAGCTGGCCTCGAGAGCCGGCATCACGCGTCAAGCTGTTTCATCGATCGAATCCAACCTCTACTTACCCACCACCGCTGTCGCTCTTCGGCTTGCCGCGGCTCTTTCCTGTCGGGTTGAAGAGCTGTTTTCCTTGATCCGACCGGTCGAACGAATCCAAGGCACCCTGGTGGGAAGAGTTCCAGAACGAGATCCCTCACGTCCGCCGGTTCGCGTCAAGGTTGCCCAGGTAGGTTCTCGCATCGTCGTGCGTCCGGTCATGGGACTGGGCGACGTGCTCTCGTGTGCCGTGGGGGCAGATGGGTATCTGACGGAGCCGGCTTCCTACAGCGATGGGTCAACTGTAGAGGTGATGCTCTCCCGGGACCGCCAGGCCGTCGAGCAGGAAATTTCGGTCGCCGGCTGCGATCCCGCAATCTTTCTGGCGGGCGAACATATGAGGAGGCGGAAGGATCAGACCTCGGTCGTCGGCTGGACGATGGGCAGTATGGCGGCGCTTCGGTCGTTGCAACGAGGGGAAGTTCACGTCGCCGGTCTACATCTGTTTGATCCCGCGACCGGAGAATCCAATCTTCCTTTCGTCAGGCGAGCATTGAAGGGCTCCGCCTACGATGTCGTGACTTTCGCGACATGGGAGGAAGGTTTGCTGGTTCGCAAAGGAAATCCCAAGTCGATCCGCACGGCGGCGGACCTTGCCGAGCCGACCGTGACCCTTTTGAATCGGGAAGAGGGAGCGGGGGCTCGTCTGCTGCTCGATCGGCAATTGCGTGAGGCGGGGATAGATCCTGCACGCGTGCGTGGTTACGACCGGATCGCGTCCTCTCACTTCGAAGTCGCTCGGGCGATTGCCGGACAGCAGGCTGACGTCGGGATTGGTATTCGAGCGGCGGCGCAATATTTCGAACTGGATTTCGTGCCGCTCCAATCGGCGCGCTACGACCTGGTGGTCCCCAAAGCGTATCTCACGTCCCATCCGACTCTGGCCCATCTTTTCGAGACCATCGTGAGTCGTCAGTTCCGAAACGAGATCGAAGCGCTCGGCGGCTATGACACGACCCAAACCGGAACGATGCATGTCTTGCGAGGATAA
- the modA gene encoding molybdate ABC transporter substrate-binding protein — protein MNLKHIIVLAGVLASGFATSGHTFEQFVIAASPSMRLPVEALGRQFEAAHPDVRVRLHLDSGLDLRRTIAGMENSTKGKYFIGSGPIHLVAPGGDELITRLEQKYYVLPGTRRVYAEERLVMVVPESLVDAPASFEALKTAGRLRIAVGDSEKTTLGQKTQQLLTALGVWDDVKERLDEAADTRAVIDHVLNGQADVGIVFGPDAARENQRLRVVAEAERNLVAPVLHSMAMERYCPNRALCGEFLEFIQSPQAQDTLKGLGYVSPVRVPSSHAR, from the coding sequence ATGAATTTGAAACACATCATAGTCCTTGCCGGCGTGCTCGCCTCGGGTTTTGCGACATCAGGGCATACATTTGAACAATTTGTGATAGCCGCATCGCCGAGTATGCGTCTTCCCGTGGAAGCCCTTGGGCGGCAGTTTGAAGCGGCGCATCCAGACGTACGCGTGCGGCTGCATCTGGATTCCGGTCTTGATCTTCGCCGGACCATTGCCGGGATGGAGAACAGCACGAAAGGAAAATACTTCATCGGTTCGGGGCCTATTCACCTCGTGGCGCCCGGAGGCGATGAATTGATCACCCGGTTGGAGCAAAAGTACTACGTGCTGCCAGGCACCCGGCGAGTTTACGCCGAAGAACGGCTTGTCATGGTTGTGCCGGAATCTTTGGTCGATGCTCCGGCGTCCTTTGAGGCTTTGAAAACCGCCGGCAGGCTGCGAATCGCCGTGGGAGATTCAGAAAAAACGACGCTTGGCCAAAAGACCCAGCAATTACTGACGGCACTGGGCGTCTGGGACGACGTCAAGGAACGGCTCGATGAAGCAGCCGATACGCGTGCCGTCATCGACCACGTGCTGAACGGCCAGGCCGATGTCGGAATTGTGTTCGGTCCGGACGCAGCCCGAGAGAATCAACGATTGCGAGTCGTCGCCGAAGCCGAACGCAACCTTGTTGCTCCGGTGCTCCATTCCATGGCGATGGAACGCTATTGCCCCAATCGGGCGCTGTGCGGTGAATTCCTCGAATTCATTCAGTCGCCCCAGGCGCAGGACACGCTCAAAGGTCTGGGTTACGTCTCGCCTGTCCGAGTACCGTCAAGTCACGCCCGTTAA